In Mastomys coucha isolate ucsf_1 unplaced genomic scaffold, UCSF_Mcou_1 pScaffold5, whole genome shotgun sequence, one genomic interval encodes:
- the Cntnap1 gene encoding contactin-associated protein 1 isoform X2, whose translation MKKHRIRAVATQGAFNSWDWVTRYMLLYGDRVDSWTPFYQQGHNATFFGNVNDSAVVRHDLHYHFTARYIRIVPLAWNPRGKIGLRLGIYGCPYTSNILYFDGDDAISYRFQRGVSQSLWDVFAFSFKTEEKDGLLLHTESSQGDYVTLELQGAHLLLHMSLGSSPIQPRPGHTTVSAGGVLNDLSWHYVRVDRYGRDANLTLDGYVHRFVLNGDFERLNLENEIFIGGLVGAARKNLAYRHNFRGCIENVIYNRIDIAEMAVQRHSRITFEGNVAFRCLDPVPHPISFGGPHNFVQVPGFPRRGRFAVSFRFRTWDLTGLLLFSRLGDGLGHVELMLSEGQVNVSIAQTGRKKLQFAAGYRLNDGFWHEVNFVAQENHAVISIDDVEGAEVRVSYPLLIRTGTSYFFGGCPKPASRWSCHSNQTAFHGCMELLKVDGQLVNLTLVEFRKLGYFAEVLFDTCGITDRCSPNMCEHDGRCYQSWDDFICYCELTGYKGVTCHEPLYKESCEAYRLSGKYSGNYTIDPDGSGPLKPFVVYCDIRENRAWTVVRHDRLWTTRVTGSSMDRPFLGAIQYWNASWEEVSALANASQHCEQWIEFSCYNSRLLNTAGGYPYSFWIGRNEEQHFYWGGSQPGIQRCACGLDQSCVDPALHCNCDADQPQWRTDKGLLTFVDHLPVTQVVVGDTNRSSSEAQFFLRPLRCYGDRNSWNTISFRTGAALRFPPIRANHSLDVSFYFRTSAPSGVFLENMGGPFCQWRRPYVRVELNTSRDVVFAFDIGNGDENLTVHSDDFEFNDDEWHLVRAEINVKQARLRVDHRPWVLRPMPLQTYIWLEYDQPLYVGSAELKRRPFVGCLRAMRLNGVTLNLEGRANASEGTFPNCTGHCTHPRFPCFHGGRCVERYSYYTCDCDLTAFDGPYCNHDIGGFFETGTWMRYNLQSALRSAAREFSHMLSRPVPGYEPGYIPGYDTPGYVPGYHGPGYRLPDYPRPGRPVPGYRGPVYNITGEEVSFSFSTSSAPAVLLYVSSFVRDYMAVLIKEDGTLQLRYQLGTSPYVYQLTTRPVTDGQPHSVNITRVYRNLFIQVDYFPLTEQKFSLLVDSQLDSPKALYLGRVMETGVIDPEIQRYNTPGFSGCLSGVRFNNVAPLKTHFRTPRPMTAELAEAMRVQGELSESNCGAMPRLVSEVPPELDPWYLPPDFPYYHDDGWIAILLGFLVAFLLLGLVGMLVLFYLQNHRYKGSYHTNEPKATHDSHPGSKAPLPPSGPAQASAPTPAPTQVPTPAPAPVPAPGPGPRDQNLPQILEESRSE comes from the exons ATGAAGAAGCATCGGATCCGGGCTGTGGCCACACAGGGAGCCTTTAATTCTTGGGATTGGGTGACACGTTACATGCTGCTCTACGGGGACCGTGTGGACAGCTGGACGCCATTCTACCAACAGGGGCACAACGCG ACCTTCTTCGGCAATGTCAATGACTCGGCAGTGGTACGCCATGACCTACACTACCATTTTACTGCTCGCTACATCCGCATCGTGCCACTGGCCTGGAACCCGCGCGGCAAGATTGGCCTGAGGCTGGGCATCTATGGTTGTCCCTACA CATCCAACATCCTGTATTTTGACGGCGATGATGCCATCTCATACCGCTTCCAGCGTGGCGTCAGCCAAAGTCTTTGGGACGTGTTCGCTTTTAGTTTCaagacagaggagaaggatgGGCTGTTGCTGCACACCGAGAGCTCCCAGGGCGATTATGTGACACTTGAACTGCAAGGGGCGCACCTGCTGCTGCACATGAGCCTGG GCAGCAGTCCCATCCAGCCAAGACCTGGTCACACCACGGTGAGCGCTGGTGGCGTTCTTAACGACCTAAGCTGGCACTATGTGCGGGTGGACCGGTATGGCCGAGATGCAAATCTCACCCTGGATGGTTACGTCCATCGCTTCGTGCTCAACGGCGACTTTGAAAGGCTGAATCTCGAAAATGAG ATATTCATCGGGGGTCTAGTGGGCGCAGCACGTAAGAACCTGGCCTACCGCCATAACTTCCGTGGCTGCATAGAAAACGTGATCTACAACCGGATCGACATCGCTGAAATGGCAGTCCAGCGCCATTCGCGGATCACCTTTGAG GGTAATGTGGCTTTCCGATGCTTGGATCCCGTCCCACACCCCATCAGTTTCGGAGGCCCTCACAACTTTGTCCAAGTGCCTGGCTTCCCACGTAGAGGCCGCTTCGCAGTCTCTTTCCGCTTCCGCACCTGGGACCTCACAGGGCTACTCCTCTTCTCCCGCTTGGGGGACGGGCTGGGTCACGTGGAGCTGATGCTTAGTGAAGGGCAAGTCAATGTATCCATCGCACAGACTGGCCGCAAGAAGCTTCAGTTTGCTGCTG GGTACCGCCTGAATGATGGCTTCTGGCACGAGGTGAACTTTGTGGCACAGGAAAACCATGCAGTTATCAGTATTGATGATGTGGAAGGGGCAGAGGTCAGGGTCTCATACCCACTGCTGATCCGCACAGGGACTTCATACTTCTTTGGTG GTTGTCCCAAACCAGCCAGTCGATGGAGCTGCCACTCCAACCAGACTGCGTTCCATGGTTGCATGGAGCTGCTCAAGGTGGATGGTCAGCTGGTCAACCTCACTCTGGTAGAGTTTCGGAAGCTTGGTTACTTTGCTGAAGTCCTCTTTGACACATGTGGCATCACAGACAG ATGCAGCCCTAACATGTGTGAGCATGATGGACGCTGCTACCAGTCCTGGGATGACTTCATCTGCTACTGCGAACTGACCGGCTACAAGGGAGTTACCTGCCACGAAC cattgTACAAGGAGTCCTGTGAAGCCTATCGGCTCAGTGGGAAGTATTCTGGAAACTACACCATTGATCCTGATGGCAGTGGACCCCTGAAGCCATTTGTAGTGTATTGTGACATCCGAG AGAACCGAGCGTGGACAGTTGTGCGGCATGATAGGCTGTGGACCACTCGAGTGACTGGTTCCAGCATGGACCGGCCCTTTCTGGGGGCCATCCAATACTGGAATGCCTCCTGGGAGGAAGTCAGTGCTCTGGCCAATGCTTCCCAGCACTGTGAGCAGTGGATTGAGTTCTCCTGCTACAATTCCCGGCTGCTCAACACTGCAG GAGGCTACCCTTACAGCTTTTGGATTGGCCGAAACGAGGAGCAGCATTTCTACTGGGGAGGCTCCCAGCCTGGGATCCAACGCTGTGCCTGTGGGCTGGACCAGAGCTGTGTGGACCCTGCACTGCACTGCAACTGTGATGCTGACCAGCCGCAGTg GAGAACAGACAAGGGGCTCCTGACCTTTGTAGACCATCTGCCTGTCACTCAGGTAGTGGTAGGTGATACAAACCGCTCCAGTTCTGAAGCTCAGTTCTTCCTGAGGCCTCTGCGCTGCTATGGTGACC GCAATTCCTGGAACACTATCTCCTTCCGCACTGGAGCTGCACTGCGTTTCCCTCCAATCCGTGCCAACCACAGCCTCGATGTCTCCTTCTACTTCAGGACCTCAGCTCCCTCGGGAGTCTTCCTAGAGAACATGGGGGGTCCTTTCTGCCAGTGGCGCCGACCTTATGTGAGAGTGGAGCTCAACA CATCCCGGGATGTGGTCTTTGCCTTTGATATTGGCAATGGAGATGAGAACCTGACAGTGCACTCAGATGACTTCGAGTTCAACGATGATGAGTGGCATTTGGTCCGGGCTGAAATCAATGTGAAGCAGGCCCGGCTCCGAGTGGACCATCGGCCCTGGGTGCTAAGGCCCATGCCCCTGCAGACCTACATTTGGCTGGAGTATGACCAACCCCTCTATGTGG GATCTGCAGAGCTTAAGAGGCGCCCTTTTGTGGGCTGCTTGAGGGCCATGCGTTTGAATGGAGTGACTCTGAACTTGGAGGGCCGTGCCAATGCCTCTGAGGGAACCTTCCCCAACTGCACGGGTCACTGCACCCACCCCCGGTTCCCCTGTTTCCATGGAGGACGCTGTGTGGAACGATACAGCTACTACACATGTGACTGTGACCTCACAGCTTTTGATGGGCCATATTGCAATCATG ATATTGGTGGATTCTTTGAGACCGGCACATGGATGCGCTATAATCTCCAGTCAGCACTGCGCTCTGCAGCCCGGGAGTTCTCTCACATGCTGAGCCGGCCAGTGCCTGGCTATGAGCCTGGCTATATTCCAGGCTACGACACTCCCGGTTACGTGCCTGGATATCATGGCCCTGGGTACCGCCTGCCGGACTACCCAAGGCCTGGCCGGCCAGTGCCTGGGTATCGGGGGCCTGTCTACAATATTACTGGAGAGGAGGTCTCCTTTAGCTTCAGCACCAGCTCTGCTCCTGCAGTCCTGCTCTACGTCAGCTCCTTTGTACGTGACTACATGGCTGTGCTCATCAAGGAAGATG GGACCCTACAGCTTCGGTATCAGTTGGGCACCAGTCCCTACGTGTACCAGCTAACCACCCGGCCAGTGACCGATGGCCAACCCCATAGTGTCAACATCACCCGGGTCTACCGAAACCTCTTTATCCAG GTGGACTACTTCCCGCTGACAGAACAGAAGTTCTCTCTCTTGGTGGACAGCCAGCTGGACTCACCCAAGGCTTTGTATCTAGGGCGTGTAATGG AGACAGGAGTCATTGACCCAGAGATTCAGCGGTACAATACCCCAGGTTTCTCAGGCTGCCTGTCTGGTGTCCGGTTTAATAATGTGGCTCCTCTCAAGACCCATTTCCGAACCCCTCGTCCCATGACTGCTGAGCTGGCAGAAGCTATGCGGGTTCAAGGAGAACTGTCAGAATCTAACTGTGGAGCTATGCCACGCCTTGTCTCTGAGGTGCCACCAGAGCTTGATCCCTGGTACCTGCCCCCAG ATTTCCCATACTACCATGACGACGGATGGATTGCCATACTCTTAGGTT TTTTGGTGGCCTTCCTGCTGCTGGGGCTTGTGGGAATGCTGGTGCTGTTCTATCTGCAAAATCATCGATACAAGGGCTCCTACCACACCAACGAGCCCAAGGCCACGCACGACTCCCACCCTGGCAGCAAAGCTCCCCTGCCTCCCTCAGGCCCTGCCCAGGCCTCTGCCCCTACTCCAGCTCCCACCCAGGTTCcgaccccagccccagccccagtcccAGCCCCAGGCCCAGGCCCCAGGGACCAGAACCTCCCCCAGATCCTGGAGGAGTCCAGGTCTGAATGA
- the Cntnap1 gene encoding contactin-associated protein 1 isoform X1 — translation MMSLRLFSILLAAVVSGARGWGYYGCNEELVGPLYARSLGASSYYGLFTTARFARLHGISGWSPRIGDPNPWLQIDLMKKHRIRAVATQGAFNSWDWVTRYMLLYGDRVDSWTPFYQQGHNATFFGNVNDSAVVRHDLHYHFTARYIRIVPLAWNPRGKIGLRLGIYGCPYTSNILYFDGDDAISYRFQRGVSQSLWDVFAFSFKTEEKDGLLLHTESSQGDYVTLELQGAHLLLHMSLGSSPIQPRPGHTTVSAGGVLNDLSWHYVRVDRYGRDANLTLDGYVHRFVLNGDFERLNLENEIFIGGLVGAARKNLAYRHNFRGCIENVIYNRIDIAEMAVQRHSRITFEGNVAFRCLDPVPHPISFGGPHNFVQVPGFPRRGRFAVSFRFRTWDLTGLLLFSRLGDGLGHVELMLSEGQVNVSIAQTGRKKLQFAAGYRLNDGFWHEVNFVAQENHAVISIDDVEGAEVRVSYPLLIRTGTSYFFGGCPKPASRWSCHSNQTAFHGCMELLKVDGQLVNLTLVEFRKLGYFAEVLFDTCGITDRCSPNMCEHDGRCYQSWDDFICYCELTGYKGVTCHEPLYKESCEAYRLSGKYSGNYTIDPDGSGPLKPFVVYCDIRENRAWTVVRHDRLWTTRVTGSSMDRPFLGAIQYWNASWEEVSALANASQHCEQWIEFSCYNSRLLNTAGGYPYSFWIGRNEEQHFYWGGSQPGIQRCACGLDQSCVDPALHCNCDADQPQWRTDKGLLTFVDHLPVTQVVVGDTNRSSSEAQFFLRPLRCYGDRNSWNTISFRTGAALRFPPIRANHSLDVSFYFRTSAPSGVFLENMGGPFCQWRRPYVRVELNTSRDVVFAFDIGNGDENLTVHSDDFEFNDDEWHLVRAEINVKQARLRVDHRPWVLRPMPLQTYIWLEYDQPLYVGSAELKRRPFVGCLRAMRLNGVTLNLEGRANASEGTFPNCTGHCTHPRFPCFHGGRCVERYSYYTCDCDLTAFDGPYCNHDIGGFFETGTWMRYNLQSALRSAAREFSHMLSRPVPGYEPGYIPGYDTPGYVPGYHGPGYRLPDYPRPGRPVPGYRGPVYNITGEEVSFSFSTSSAPAVLLYVSSFVRDYMAVLIKEDGTLQLRYQLGTSPYVYQLTTRPVTDGQPHSVNITRVYRNLFIQVDYFPLTEQKFSLLVDSQLDSPKALYLGRVMETGVIDPEIQRYNTPGFSGCLSGVRFNNVAPLKTHFRTPRPMTAELAEAMRVQGELSESNCGAMPRLVSEVPPELDPWYLPPDFPYYHDDGWIAILLGFLVAFLLLGLVGMLVLFYLQNHRYKGSYHTNEPKATHDSHPGSKAPLPPSGPAQASAPTPAPTQVPTPAPAPVPAPGPGPRDQNLPQILEESRSE, via the exons ATGATGAGTCTCCGGCTCTTCAGCATCCTGCTCGCCGCGGTGGTCTCTGGAGCTCGGGGCTGGGGCTACT acGGCTGCAATGAGGAGCTGGTGGGGCCTCTGTATGCACGGTCTCTGGGCGCTTCCTCCTACTATGGACTCTTTACCACAGCCCGCTTTGCCCGGCTACATG GCATCAGTGGGTGGTCGCCCCGGATTGGGGACCCTAATCCCTGGCTCCAGATCGACTTGATGAAGAAGCATCGGATCCGGGCTGTGGCCACACAGGGAGCCTTTAATTCTTGGGATTGGGTGACACGTTACATGCTGCTCTACGGGGACCGTGTGGACAGCTGGACGCCATTCTACCAACAGGGGCACAACGCG ACCTTCTTCGGCAATGTCAATGACTCGGCAGTGGTACGCCATGACCTACACTACCATTTTACTGCTCGCTACATCCGCATCGTGCCACTGGCCTGGAACCCGCGCGGCAAGATTGGCCTGAGGCTGGGCATCTATGGTTGTCCCTACA CATCCAACATCCTGTATTTTGACGGCGATGATGCCATCTCATACCGCTTCCAGCGTGGCGTCAGCCAAAGTCTTTGGGACGTGTTCGCTTTTAGTTTCaagacagaggagaaggatgGGCTGTTGCTGCACACCGAGAGCTCCCAGGGCGATTATGTGACACTTGAACTGCAAGGGGCGCACCTGCTGCTGCACATGAGCCTGG GCAGCAGTCCCATCCAGCCAAGACCTGGTCACACCACGGTGAGCGCTGGTGGCGTTCTTAACGACCTAAGCTGGCACTATGTGCGGGTGGACCGGTATGGCCGAGATGCAAATCTCACCCTGGATGGTTACGTCCATCGCTTCGTGCTCAACGGCGACTTTGAAAGGCTGAATCTCGAAAATGAG ATATTCATCGGGGGTCTAGTGGGCGCAGCACGTAAGAACCTGGCCTACCGCCATAACTTCCGTGGCTGCATAGAAAACGTGATCTACAACCGGATCGACATCGCTGAAATGGCAGTCCAGCGCCATTCGCGGATCACCTTTGAG GGTAATGTGGCTTTCCGATGCTTGGATCCCGTCCCACACCCCATCAGTTTCGGAGGCCCTCACAACTTTGTCCAAGTGCCTGGCTTCCCACGTAGAGGCCGCTTCGCAGTCTCTTTCCGCTTCCGCACCTGGGACCTCACAGGGCTACTCCTCTTCTCCCGCTTGGGGGACGGGCTGGGTCACGTGGAGCTGATGCTTAGTGAAGGGCAAGTCAATGTATCCATCGCACAGACTGGCCGCAAGAAGCTTCAGTTTGCTGCTG GGTACCGCCTGAATGATGGCTTCTGGCACGAGGTGAACTTTGTGGCACAGGAAAACCATGCAGTTATCAGTATTGATGATGTGGAAGGGGCAGAGGTCAGGGTCTCATACCCACTGCTGATCCGCACAGGGACTTCATACTTCTTTGGTG GTTGTCCCAAACCAGCCAGTCGATGGAGCTGCCACTCCAACCAGACTGCGTTCCATGGTTGCATGGAGCTGCTCAAGGTGGATGGTCAGCTGGTCAACCTCACTCTGGTAGAGTTTCGGAAGCTTGGTTACTTTGCTGAAGTCCTCTTTGACACATGTGGCATCACAGACAG ATGCAGCCCTAACATGTGTGAGCATGATGGACGCTGCTACCAGTCCTGGGATGACTTCATCTGCTACTGCGAACTGACCGGCTACAAGGGAGTTACCTGCCACGAAC cattgTACAAGGAGTCCTGTGAAGCCTATCGGCTCAGTGGGAAGTATTCTGGAAACTACACCATTGATCCTGATGGCAGTGGACCCCTGAAGCCATTTGTAGTGTATTGTGACATCCGAG AGAACCGAGCGTGGACAGTTGTGCGGCATGATAGGCTGTGGACCACTCGAGTGACTGGTTCCAGCATGGACCGGCCCTTTCTGGGGGCCATCCAATACTGGAATGCCTCCTGGGAGGAAGTCAGTGCTCTGGCCAATGCTTCCCAGCACTGTGAGCAGTGGATTGAGTTCTCCTGCTACAATTCCCGGCTGCTCAACACTGCAG GAGGCTACCCTTACAGCTTTTGGATTGGCCGAAACGAGGAGCAGCATTTCTACTGGGGAGGCTCCCAGCCTGGGATCCAACGCTGTGCCTGTGGGCTGGACCAGAGCTGTGTGGACCCTGCACTGCACTGCAACTGTGATGCTGACCAGCCGCAGTg GAGAACAGACAAGGGGCTCCTGACCTTTGTAGACCATCTGCCTGTCACTCAGGTAGTGGTAGGTGATACAAACCGCTCCAGTTCTGAAGCTCAGTTCTTCCTGAGGCCTCTGCGCTGCTATGGTGACC GCAATTCCTGGAACACTATCTCCTTCCGCACTGGAGCTGCACTGCGTTTCCCTCCAATCCGTGCCAACCACAGCCTCGATGTCTCCTTCTACTTCAGGACCTCAGCTCCCTCGGGAGTCTTCCTAGAGAACATGGGGGGTCCTTTCTGCCAGTGGCGCCGACCTTATGTGAGAGTGGAGCTCAACA CATCCCGGGATGTGGTCTTTGCCTTTGATATTGGCAATGGAGATGAGAACCTGACAGTGCACTCAGATGACTTCGAGTTCAACGATGATGAGTGGCATTTGGTCCGGGCTGAAATCAATGTGAAGCAGGCCCGGCTCCGAGTGGACCATCGGCCCTGGGTGCTAAGGCCCATGCCCCTGCAGACCTACATTTGGCTGGAGTATGACCAACCCCTCTATGTGG GATCTGCAGAGCTTAAGAGGCGCCCTTTTGTGGGCTGCTTGAGGGCCATGCGTTTGAATGGAGTGACTCTGAACTTGGAGGGCCGTGCCAATGCCTCTGAGGGAACCTTCCCCAACTGCACGGGTCACTGCACCCACCCCCGGTTCCCCTGTTTCCATGGAGGACGCTGTGTGGAACGATACAGCTACTACACATGTGACTGTGACCTCACAGCTTTTGATGGGCCATATTGCAATCATG ATATTGGTGGATTCTTTGAGACCGGCACATGGATGCGCTATAATCTCCAGTCAGCACTGCGCTCTGCAGCCCGGGAGTTCTCTCACATGCTGAGCCGGCCAGTGCCTGGCTATGAGCCTGGCTATATTCCAGGCTACGACACTCCCGGTTACGTGCCTGGATATCATGGCCCTGGGTACCGCCTGCCGGACTACCCAAGGCCTGGCCGGCCAGTGCCTGGGTATCGGGGGCCTGTCTACAATATTACTGGAGAGGAGGTCTCCTTTAGCTTCAGCACCAGCTCTGCTCCTGCAGTCCTGCTCTACGTCAGCTCCTTTGTACGTGACTACATGGCTGTGCTCATCAAGGAAGATG GGACCCTACAGCTTCGGTATCAGTTGGGCACCAGTCCCTACGTGTACCAGCTAACCACCCGGCCAGTGACCGATGGCCAACCCCATAGTGTCAACATCACCCGGGTCTACCGAAACCTCTTTATCCAG GTGGACTACTTCCCGCTGACAGAACAGAAGTTCTCTCTCTTGGTGGACAGCCAGCTGGACTCACCCAAGGCTTTGTATCTAGGGCGTGTAATGG AGACAGGAGTCATTGACCCAGAGATTCAGCGGTACAATACCCCAGGTTTCTCAGGCTGCCTGTCTGGTGTCCGGTTTAATAATGTGGCTCCTCTCAAGACCCATTTCCGAACCCCTCGTCCCATGACTGCTGAGCTGGCAGAAGCTATGCGGGTTCAAGGAGAACTGTCAGAATCTAACTGTGGAGCTATGCCACGCCTTGTCTCTGAGGTGCCACCAGAGCTTGATCCCTGGTACCTGCCCCCAG ATTTCCCATACTACCATGACGACGGATGGATTGCCATACTCTTAGGTT TTTTGGTGGCCTTCCTGCTGCTGGGGCTTGTGGGAATGCTGGTGCTGTTCTATCTGCAAAATCATCGATACAAGGGCTCCTACCACACCAACGAGCCCAAGGCCACGCACGACTCCCACCCTGGCAGCAAAGCTCCCCTGCCTCCCTCAGGCCCTGCCCAGGCCTCTGCCCCTACTCCAGCTCCCACCCAGGTTCcgaccccagccccagccccagtcccAGCCCCAGGCCCAGGCCCCAGGGACCAGAACCTCCCCCAGATCCTGGAGGAGTCCAGGTCTGAATGA